From the genome of Uranotaenia lowii strain MFRU-FL chromosome 1, ASM2978415v1, whole genome shotgun sequence, one region includes:
- the LOC129738680 gene encoding uncharacterized protein LOC129738680: MSYANNSSNGVQSDERVVDFRSDTISVPTASMRKAIYEAVVGDDVYGEDPTVLELERRSAELFGKEAALFVPTGTMANLLAVMVHCSRRGTEAIVGDAAHVFLYEQGGAAQIAGVLLSTIKNKPDGTFCLDELVHKFRGFDVHEPNTTLVLVENTHNMCGGKVLPLQWLEDLSKICKERSVKLHMDGARVFNAAAHLNVPVARVVRDVDTVCFCLSKGLACPVGSMLIGSKDFIKEAHRLRKALGGGMRQVGFLAAAGLVALDEIVPKLKIDHQRTKRIAESIYTLKSPLFTVDLANLHTNILMVQILTDKVKSCELGKRLSTIEAKEIEDGLVDASGKGICVKISARDWAFARIVVYTNLTDEEVDLAIKKIEYVIREYEKNIK, from the exons ATGTCCTACGCTAATAATTCCTCAAATGGAGTACAATCGGACGAACGCGTTGTGGATTTCCGTTCGGATACCATAAGCGTCCCAACGGCCAGCATGCGTAAGGCGATATATGAAGCCGTCGTCGGCGATGACGTATACGGTGAGGATCCGACGGTCTTAGAGCTGGAGCGTCGTTCGGCTGAGCTTTTTGGAAAGGAAGCTGCGCTGTTCGTGCCGACCGGAACCATGGCAAATTTGCTAGCAG TCATGGTTCACTGTAGCAGGAGAGGAACCGAAGCCATCGTTGGAGATGCGGCTCATGTGTTTCTCTACGAGCAGGGAGGTGCGGCGCAGATTGCGGGGGTACTGCTCAGCACGATCAAAAATAAACCGGACGGTACATTCTGTCTGGACGAACTGGTTCACAAGTTTCGCGGCTTTGATGTTCATGAGCCCAACACGACACTGGTGTTGGTCGAAAACACTCACAACATGTGTGGCGGCAAAGTTTTACCGTTGCAATGGTTGGAGgatttgtcaaaaatatgtAAGGAACGCTCAGTCAAGCTGCACATGGACGGCGCCCGCGTGTTCAATGCGGCTGCGCATTTGAACGTTCCTGTGGCGCGCGTCGTTCGGGATGTCGACACTGTTTGCTTCTGTCTCAGCAAAGGTCTGGCCTGTCCGGTTGGGTCGATGCTGATTGGATCGAAGGATTTCATCAAGGA AGCACATCGTTTGCGGAAGGCTCTCGGTGGAGGAATGCGCCAAGTTGGGTTCCTGGCAGCCGCAGGACTCGTTGCTTTGGATGAAATCGTTCCGAAGCTGAAGATCGACCACCAGCGCACCAAAAGAATTGCTGAAAGCATCTACACTCTGAAAAGTCCCCTGtttacggttgatttggcaaatttgCATACCAACATCCTGATGGTACAGATATTGACGGACAAAGTAAAGTCGTGCGAGCTTGGAAAAAGATTATCCACCATTGAAGCGAAAGAAATAGAGGATGGTTTGGTGGATGCATCTGGCAAAGGCATATGTGTTAAAATTAGTGCTCGTGATTGGGCGTTTGCTCGCATTGTTGTGTACACTAATTTAACCGATGAAGAAGTTGATCTGGCTATCAAGAAAATTGAATACGTTATTCGAGAGTACGAGAAAAACATCAAGTAA